Genomic DNA from Candidatus Korarchaeota archaeon NZ13-K:
GAGGTATTCAGCATAAAAGCGGAGGTCTTCAAGGAGGCGGATGAGCTGGCTCCTTCCCACGCAATACTCGCAACCAATACCAGCAGCCTGCCCATATCGGAGCTGGCCTCCGTGACCAGGAGGCCAGACAGGTTCGTCGGGATGCACTTCTTCAATCCTCCCCAGATAATGAGGCTCGTCGAGGTGGTTAGGGGAGAGCTGACATCCGAGCAGACGATCAGGACCACGATGGAGCTGGCTGAATCAATGGGGAAGGAACCGGTGCTCGTTAAGAAGGACGTCCCAGGTTTCATCGTAAACAGGATACTCGTGAGGTGGCTCAACGAGGCATGCCTGATCTCCCAGAGGGAGAATATCGACATAAGTCTAATTGATTCCGCCCTGAAGGGGAGGGCAGGTCTCCCCATGGGGGCCTTCGAGCTCTCGGATTACATAGGGCTGGATGTCATGAGGGACATTATGGAGGCCATGGTGAAGAGGGGCTTCGCGATAACCCCTTGCTCCAAGTGGGCCGAGTTACCCAGGGAGGGAAAGCTGGGAGCAAAAAGCGGTCAGGGGTTCTATGACTGGAGCAAGGGGAGGCCGCAGATACCACCAAACCCCGATGCGAATTTCGATCCCATGGAGGTCCTCTGCATGGCCGTCAACGAGGCCGCCTGGCTCCTGAGGAACGACGTCGCCTCGGCCGAGGAGATAGATAAGGCCGTGATGCTCGGGCTGAATTTCCCAAAGGGCCCGCTGAGGATGGCCGACGAGCAAGGGTTGGATAGGATAAAGGAGATGATAGAAAGCAAGTCTAGGAGGTTCGGACTTCCCGAGTACTCGGTGGATCCGCTGATAACGGAGAAGGTGAGCAAGGGGGATCTCGGGGTCAAGTCGGGAAGGGGCTTCTACGAGTACGGGATCAGGCAGCTGGAGCTCGGGCCCGTCATCTACAGGGAGACCCCTCCTATAGCTTGGATAATTCTGAACAGGCCGGAGAAACTGAACGCGCTGGATGGGGAGATGGTGTCTGGCATACTATCCTCGCTGAGGGAGGCCAGGAAGGAGGAGATAAGGGTCGTCGTGATAACGGGCGAGGGGAAGGCCTTCTGCGCCGGAGCTGACGTGAGGAACTTCAAGGAAATGGGACCTATTGAGGCCTTTGAGTTCTCAAAGGAACTCAATAAAGCCTTCAGGGAGATACAGGAGTTCCCGAAGCCCGTGATAGCCATGATAAATGGATTCGCCCTTGGAGGGGGGCTGGAGCTGGCCATGGCCTGCGACCTCAGGGTGGCGAGCGATAGGGCTCAATTGGGTCAGCCGGAGATAACTTTAGGGATAATAACCGGGGGAGGAGGATCATTCAGGCTCCCCGATCTCGTGGGCCCGGCTAAGGCCAAGGAGCTGCTGTTCACCGGGGATATGATAGGAGCGGAGGAGGCTCTGCGCATAGGTCTAGTTAACAGGGTGGTGAGGCATGAGAAACTCGAGGAGGAGACGAGAAGTCTGGCCATGAAGATAGCAGAGAGACCTCCTAAGGCAATAGAGATCTACAAGGCCTTGTTAAACGGTCAGAGGTATGATGCAGAATCGATGGCCTTCGGATTGGTCTTTTCGACGGAGGACTCGAGGGAGGGGGTGAGCGCTTTCCTCGAGAAGAGGAAGGCGGAGTTCAGGGGAAGATAAATTTTTTATTTTTACGGCTCTTTACAATTAAATTCTTGTAGGTCAATGGAAAGTGCGTCTGTTTTAACGGGATGAACGAGCTCGTAAGGGATGATATCCCCCCTTGATGGGGAAGCGCATCCTCAGGCGGCTCGTCCTTGGAATCTGTTAGGTGAGGGTTCTCGCTAAAAATGGAATTATGACATTAAAAAGCCACTTGGAGGGGGATTATTTTAGCAAGTGGGGGGATCATATCTCCACTATGTAGATGTCCTTGCATGCCTTCACGGAGTCGTATGATATCCTCCTCCTCTCCCCCCTCTTGCCCGTGCTTATCTCCATCTCGACCAATCTGCCCTCAACGTCATCGAACGTGAAGTCCTCCGTAACCCCAAGGAAAGCCCCATCACTCGAGTAAACCTGCATCTCGTAGAGCTCAGATATCTTCCTGGCCAACCTCTCACCTCAGGATTATCCTGGCGTCCACGACCTTTATGCCCTTTGGGTATGCGATCACGGGATTCAGATCCATCTCAGCTATCTCCTCGTTCTCAACACCTATTTCACCCACCTTGATCAGGGCGTCTCTTATAGCGTTTATGTCGACGGGCTCCATTCCCCTGAACCCCGTGAGGAGCTTGTACGCCTTCACCTCCCTTATCATGGTCTCGGCGTCCTGCTCGGAGAGCGGGGCCACCCTGAAAGACACATCCCTGAAGAGTTCGACGAAGACACCTCCCAGACCGAACATGACGGTTGGTCCGAACTGGGGATCTCTCATCAACCCTATTATCAGCTCGACCCCAGCGGGTGCGAACTCCTGAACCAAGATCCCCTCCACCTTCGCCTCCGGTACCCTGATCCTCACATTGTCCAGTATCTCCCTGTAGGCCCTCCTCACATCCTCCTCGTTCTTCAGGTTGACCTTTACCCCTCCGACATCGCTCTTATGGATCACCTGCGGGGAAACTATCTTCAGGACGACAGGGAACCCTATCTGCTTTGCGAACTCGACGGCCTCATCCTCGCTTCTCGCCAGCCTGATCTTGGTCACTGGAATGCCATATTCGGCGATGAAGGACTTCGCTTCATGCTCCAATAGGAAATTCCTCCCGTCCCCCCTCACCCTGAGGAGCAGCTCCTTGGCGCTCATGGGATCACCGGCCCTAGCTGAAGTACAAATTAATAACGCTATACTCAGCGAGAGGCCACACCCCTGACTACCAGAGGAAGCCCCTTCTCTCCCTCTTGAGCTTCAATATGCTCCTAGGCAGCTTCCTCTGCTCCTCCCTCTTAGGTCTATCCTCCTTCTTGACTTCTTCCCTGCTCTCAGTTCTCAGGGACTCCTTGGGCACGTAGTACCTCCCGGCCCTATCCTTCTCCAGCAATCCGGACACCACCAGAGCCTCCAGCTTGGAGTAGGCTATTGAGATGGGTATCTCCGCCTCCATAGCCACCTTCTCGAGAGTCACGGGACCACCATGGAAGCTCCTCAGTATTATCTCGAGCTCCCTCCTCATCCTCGGGGGAGCCCTCTTGACGTAGTCGATGACCTCATTCTCAGACTCCAGCACCTTGTCGAAGACGTACATATCGACCCTCCTCCTGCCTAAGATGGCCGCCACCTCCAAACTCTTGGAGAGGATGTCCAAGAGCTTCCCAGGTACCCCCTCCACAACCCTGTTTGCGCTCACGACAACCTCCTCGCTCAGGGGCTCCAGGGGGAACTCCGGGATCCTGCTCCTGAAGACGTTCAGCCTCCTCGCCACAAGGTTGACTGCCTCATCGTCCGTGAGCGGAGGGATGGAGATCCTCTCATGGACCCTAGAGGTCAGGGCTGGGAATCTCTTATCTATCTCCTCATAGGCCTCATCGCTCATGGCAGCAACTATGAGTATCCCCTCAGGCATGACGGAGACTATCTCCCTGACCATCTCGAAGAAGAAGAATGACCACCTCTCATCCGTGTAGAGCATGTTGTGAACGTCATCTAGGAGGAGCGCCGTGGGGGCTATCGAGTTTAGGGACCTTACTATCATGTCCCCGGCATCCGCAGGGGAGGCCTTCAGGTTTAGGAGCTCCTCCTCTGTTAGGGTCTCCGGCATCCCCAGAAGGATCTTCTTCAGGGCCTTGGACACCCCCCTGGATCTCTCGTAGACTGTGGAGAGTATGCTGTCTATAACATCTGGACCCTCCACAGCAGATATCTCCTGATATATCCCCTCCAGATCGGCCTTGTGATAGGAGTACCTTAGTATGTGGAGTCTCAAGCTCCTACCCGATCCCGGGGGACCCGTGATGGTCACGAACGCTGATGCCACTCCGGACATGGTCTCGGCGGCTAGGGAGTCCAGTACGTCATCCACCCACTGCTTGCTGAATATCGAGGTCGGGTCTTCAAGTTCGATCAATGAGGACCTTAGAAATGGATTTCTGGTGAGACCGAAGAGCTTCTGGTAGTAGCTTGGACTCACCGAGCTCAATTTCATCACTCCCAGATTCGTGGGACCAACGACTTAAAAACCCGGGGGAGGGGGAGGTACCCCCTGTAATAAACCTTTTTAACCCCCTAGCGGCCGACCACCGGGCGAAGGTGATAAGGGTTGCAGAAGTACAAGAAGATCATAGATCACCTCCAGGATCTCATGAGGGATCCCAGGAACATCAGGAACATAGGGATCATAGCGCACGTGGATCATGGGAAGACGACCCTCTCCGATAACCTGCTATCGGCGGCGGGCATGATAAGCGACCAGATGGCCGGTGAGATGAGGGCCCTAGACTATCATGAGATAGAACAGCAGAGGGGCATAACTATAAAGGCCGCCAACATATCCCTCTACTACCAGAGGGGTGGGAGCGAGTTCGCGATAAACCTGGTCGACACGCCGGGTCACATAGACTTCACAGGCCACGTCACCAGATCGCTGAGGGTGATAGATGGGGCAATAGTGGTGGTCGACTCGGTGGAGGAGGTGATGGTCCAGACGGAGACGGTCACGAGGCAGGCGCTCGAGGAGAGGGTGCGGCCGCTCCTCTTCATAAACAAGATAGACAGGCTCATAAAGGAGCTCAAGCTATCCCCCCAGGAGGTACAGCAGAAGATACTCAGGATAATAAGGGATTTCAACGGCCTGATAGAGGCCTATGCAGAGCCGGAGTTCAAGGAGAAGTGGAAGGTCAGGTGGGACAACGACAGCGTCGCCTTCGGGTCGGCGCTCCACGGCTGGGGACTCACCAACTCCATAGCCGCTAAGAAGGGCATTAAGTTCTCCGATATAGCTGACATATACGCTGAGGATCCAGAGGGCCTCGCCCTGAGGAGGGAGATTCCCGTGCACGAGGCCCTTCTCGATATGGTCACCCTGCACGTCCCGAATCCGGTGGAGGCGCAATCCTACAGGGTGGAGAAGCTCTGGAAGGACAAGCACGATGAGGAGATCTTCAGGGCATTGAGGGAGTGCGATCCCAACGGACCCCTCATAATGGGGGTTAACGCGGTGAGGATAGACCCCCACGCCGGCATAGTGGTTACCGGAAGGGTGTTCAGCGGCACCCTCCGGGAGGGAGAGGATGTTTACCTGATAAACGCAAAGAAGAAGCAGAAGATACAACAGACGAGCATATACATGGGTCCTTACAGGATGAGGATGGATGAGATACCGGCTGGCAACATAGCGGCCGTCCTGGGACTCACCTCGGCTAGCTCGGGAGAGACCGTGGTGGCGGAGGCGGTGAAGGACAGGGTCATATCTGGATTCGAGGCCATAAGATACGTCACGGAACCTGTGGTCACGGTCTCAATAGAGGCGAAGAATCCTCAGGATCTACCGAAGCTCATCGACACCCTGAGGAAGCTCACGCTCCAGGATCCTAACCTGGTCATGATACACAACCAGGAGACGGGGGAGATACTGCTGAAGGGGACCGGGGAGCTTCACCTGGAGATATCGCTATACGAGGTGAGCAAGGCCGGTCTCGAGTTCGATGTCAGCGAGCCCACCGTGGTCTACAGGGAGAGCGTCAGGGGGACCAGCGACGTCGTGCTGGCGAAGTCACCGAACAAGCTGAACAGAATATGGGTCACGGCTTCCCCGCTGAATGAGGAGGTGGTATCGCTGATAAGGGAGGGGAAGGTGAACGAGAGGATGGACAGCAGGACCCTGGCCAGGGTGCTCAGGGAGGAGGGTAAGATGGATACGGAGGATGCCAGGAACGTTTGGGTGATAGATGAGGAGAACTATAACCTATTCATAAACAGAACAGTAGGAGTCCAGAGGCTGGATGAGGTCAAGGAGATACTGAGACAGGGCTTCATGTGGGTCATGAGGGAGGGGCCACTCGCCGGCG
This window encodes:
- a CDS encoding 3-hydroxyacyl-CoA dehydrogenase/enoyl-CoA hydratase family protein; its protein translation is MRRIAVLGAGTMGHGIAQVAAMSGYEVVIRDIEEGFVQNGINRIRSSLSKFVEKGKLSGEDMEKILSRISGTTDLKLAVKDADFVIEAVPEVFSIKAEVFKEADELAPSHAILATNTSSLPISELASVTRRPDRFVGMHFFNPPQIMRLVEVVRGELTSEQTIRTTMELAESMGKEPVLVKKDVPGFIVNRILVRWLNEACLISQRENIDISLIDSALKGRAGLPMGAFELSDYIGLDVMRDIMEAMVKRGFAITPCSKWAELPREGKLGAKSGQGFYDWSKGRPQIPPNPDANFDPMEVLCMAVNEAAWLLRNDVASAEEIDKAVMLGLNFPKGPLRMADEQGLDRIKEMIESKSRRFGLPEYSVDPLITEKVSKGDLGVKSGRGFYEYGIRQLELGPVIYRETPPIAWIILNRPEKLNALDGEMVSGILSSLREARKEEIRVVVITGEGKAFCAGADVRNFKEMGPIEAFEFSKELNKAFREIQEFPKPVIAMINGFALGGGLELAMACDLRVASDRAQLGQPEITLGIITGGGGSFRLPDLVGPAKAKELLFTGDMIGAEEALRIGLVNRVVRHEKLEEETRSLAMKIAERPPKAIEIYKALLNGQRYDAESMAFGLVFSTEDSREGVSAFLEKRKAEFRGR
- a CDS encoding acetyl-CoA synthetase yields the protein MSAKELLLRVRGDGRNFLLEHEAKSFIAEYGIPVTKIRLARSEDEAVEFAKQIGFPVVLKIVSPQVIHKSDVGGVKVNLKNEEDVRRAYREILDNVRIRVPEAKVEGILVQEFAPAGVELIIGLMRDPQFGPTVMFGLGGVFVELFRDVSFRVAPLSEQDAETMIREVKAYKLLTGFRGMEPVDINAIRDALIKVGEIGVENEEIAEMDLNPVIAYPKGIKVVDARIILR
- a CDS encoding elongation factor EF-2 — its product is MQKYKKIIDHLQDLMRDPRNIRNIGIIAHVDHGKTTLSDNLLSAAGMISDQMAGEMRALDYHEIEQQRGITIKAANISLYYQRGGSEFAINLVDTPGHIDFTGHVTRSLRVIDGAIVVVDSVEEVMVQTETVTRQALEERVRPLLFINKIDRLIKELKLSPQEVQQKILRIIRDFNGLIEAYAEPEFKEKWKVRWDNDSVAFGSALHGWGLTNSIAAKKGIKFSDIADIYAEDPEGLALRREIPVHEALLDMVTLHVPNPVEAQSYRVEKLWKDKHDEEIFRALRECDPNGPLIMGVNAVRIDPHAGIVVTGRVFSGTLREGEDVYLINAKKKQKIQQTSIYMGPYRMRMDEIPAGNIAAVLGLTSASSGETVVAEAVKDRVISGFEAIRYVTEPVVTVSIEAKNPQDLPKLIDTLRKLTLQDPNLVMIHNQETGEILLKGTGELHLEISLYEVSKAGLEFDVSEPTVVYRESVRGTSDVVLAKSPNKLNRIWVTASPLNEEVVSLIREGKVNERMDSRTLARVLREEGKMDTEDARNVWVIDEENYNLFINRTVGVQRLDEVKEILRQGFMWVMREGPLAGEPVMGVAIRLVNAMIHEDPAHRGPAQLTPAVRKAIFGSMLSANPVLLEPIYEIQVSTPPELIGSVISLISQKRGKVVGIEERGRISIVKGYIPVRETLGGFSNEMRSITSGRAFWQTKFSHWEPLPKNLMEQIVMEIRRRKGMKEEIPRAEEYMDTL